One window of the Maylandia zebra isolate NMK-2024a linkage group LG19, Mzebra_GT3a, whole genome shotgun sequence genome contains the following:
- the slc38a6 gene encoding putative sodium-coupled neutral amino acid transporter 6 isoform X1 has translation MSINNDVDVVRERTAQDTEETAPLLQGAVLSRAKGASFASSVFNLMNAIMGSGILGLAYAMASTGIVGFCILLVLVSSLAAYSIHLLLKLCDQTGINSYEDLGGKALQKPGKVLVGIAILIQNIGAMSSYLFILKSELPAAINSLLSADSPGNAWYEDGRLLLIIITLCVVLPLSLLPKIGFLGYTSSLAFLFMLYFAVVVVVKKWSIPCPLPHNITSLSGAFKISNSSDSECSPKLFVISSKSAYAIPTMAFSFLCHTAVLPIYCELDRPTKARMQKVTNIGISLSFLLYFISALFGYLTFYAHVESELLLSYDAYLPRDTMVIAVRLAILLSVLLTVPLIHFPARKAAILMLFGGRAFSWLIHIAATLTILCVVLILAIFVPDIRNVFGVVGSTTSSCLLFVFPGIFYLKISRQPLRSFDSVGAALLVVFGVIMGVISFCVIVITWAKSS, from the exons ATGAGCATCAACAACGATGTGGACGTGGTCCGTGAACGCACCGCCCAGGACACCGAAGAGACTGCACCTCTGTTACAG GGAGCTGTGCTATCCAGAGCCAAAGGTGCCTCCTTCGCCTCCTCTGTGTTTAACCTGATGAATGCAATCATGGGCAGCGGCATACTGGGTCTAGCTTATGCCATGGCTAGCACTGGAATAGTTGGGTTTTG TATCCTGTTGGTGCTGGTGTCCAGCCTGGCTGCGTACTCTATACACCTCCTGCTGAAGCTCTGTGACCAAACAG GTATCAATTCATATGAAGACCTCGGAGGGAAAGCCTTACAAAAACCAGGAAAA GTTCTGGTTGGAATCGCTATTCTTATCCAAAATATCGGTG CCATGTCATCCTATTTGTTCATCTTGAAGTCGGAGCTTCCTGCAGCCATCAACAGCCTCCTGAGTGCAGACAGCCCAGG aaATGCCTGGTATGAGGATGGCAGGCTGCTTCTGATCATAATCACACTTTGTGTCGTTCTACCTCTGTCATTGTTGCCTAAAATTG GCTTCCTGGGATACACTAGTAGTCTCGCCTTCTTATTCATGCTGTACTTTGCAGTTGTG GTCGTGGTCAAGAAATGGTCCATCCCCTGCCCACTGCCCCACAATATAACGTCCCTTTCAGGTGCCTTCAAG ATATCAAATTCCTCTGACTCAGAGTGTTCTCCAAAACTCTTCGTCATCTCTAGTAAG agTGCCTATGCCATCCCCACCATGGCCTTCTCCTTTCTGTGCCACACGGCTGTCCTGCCGATCTACTGCGAACTGGATCG ACCTACCAAAGCCAGGATGCAGAAGGTCACGAATATCGGCATCAGCCTCAGCTTCTTGCTGTACTTTATTTCTGCGCTGTTTGGCTACCTCACCTTCTACG CTCACGTGGAATCCGAGCTGCTCCTCAGTTATGATGCATACTTGCCCCGGGACACCATGGTGATAGCGGTTCGACTGGCCATCCTCCTGTCTGTGCTGCTGACTGTGCCACTTATACACTTCCCT GCCCGTAAAGCTGCAATTTTGATGCTTTTCGGGGGGCGTGCCTTTTCTTGGCTGATCCACATCGCTGCAACTCTAACCATCCTGTGTGTGGTGCTGATACTCGCCATCTTTGTGCCTGATATCAGAAATGTGTTTGGAGTAGTAG GATCAACAACATCCAGCTGCCTCTTATTTGTCTTTCCGGGCATCTTCTACCTCAAAATCAGCAGGCAGCCCCTCAGGTCCTTCGACTCTGTTGGG GCTGCACTACTCGTGGTCTTTGGCGTGATTATGGGAGTCATCAGTTTCTGTGTTATCGTCATCACATGGGCAAAGAGCTCCTAG
- the trmt5 gene encoding tRNA (guanine(37)-N(1))-methyltransferase: protein MLRFLGRIFVSAQTQRSLNPATVHRCFCSAAYPCLAVKPIMEPKLYRPPPEVRGMTSLDKDAFTQTITVPALRVPIGVLNKVVKSLKKSSIQRPGVPRVVQDKEQSSDFRLVLLDPRRVSSPSSFSETEAEALRSFSVSEELHYYELKLTYDNLKSEEVLEAVLPQGQDVTSAFSRVGHIAHMNLRDHQLTYKNLIGQVIMDKNPGVTCVVNKTNIIDSTYRNFKMEVLAGEENMVAKVKENGVTYEFDFSRVYWNPRLSTEHQRVVQLVKRGDTVFDIFAGVGPFAIPAARLGASILANDLNPESYRWLQHNCKLNKVESKVRAFNLDGRAFIRGPLKQELPVLMRGTSAIHVVMNLPALALDFLDAFRGLLHHQEPPCDENLPTVHCYGFSKDDDPDTDVVERASRSLGFPLKNRCSVHFVRNVAPNKDMMCVRFTLPKDILFGSDAEESEQIEEPASKRQKCEETTNAT from the exons ATGTTGAG GTTTCTCGGCAGGATCTTTGTATCTGCACAAACTCAAAGGAGCCTGAATCCTGCCACTGTGCACCGCTGCTTTTGCTCTGCAGCGTATCCTTGCTTGGCTGTGAAGCCCATAATGGAGCCTAAACTGTACCGACCCCCTCCAGAGGTCCGGGGTATGACCTCTCTGGACAAAGACGCCTTCACACAGACTATTACAGTCCCTGCTCTACGGGTGCCCATTGGGGTCTTAAACAAAGTAGTGAAAAGCCTAAAAAAGTCGAGCATCCAGCGCCCTGGTGTGCCCAGGGTGGTTCAGGACAAAGAGCAGAGTAGTGACTTTCGCTTGGTCCTGTTGGACCCTCGCAGAGTCTCCTCGCCGAGCTCCTTCAGTGAGACTGAAGCTGAGGCTCTGAGGTCGTTCAGTGTCAGTGAGGAGCTCCACTACTATGAGCTGAAGCTGACCTATGACAACCTGAAGAGCGAAGAAGTGCTGGAGGCTGTGCTTCCCCAAGGTCAGGATGTGACCTCTGCGTTCAGTCGGGTGGGCCACATCGCACACATGAACCTGAGGGACCACCAGCTCACATACAAGAACCTCATAG GTCAGGTGATCATGGACAAAAATCCTGGTGTCACCTGTGTGGTCAATAAGACGAACATAATCGATTCCACTTACCGCAACTTTAAGATGGAAGTGCTGGCTGGAGAGGAGAACATGGTCGCCAAA GTGAAAGAAAACGGGGTGACGTACGAGTTTGATTTCTCTCGCGTGTACTGGAACCCTCGGCTGAGCACAGAACACCAGCGGGTCGTGCAGCTCGTCAAGCGCGGCGACACTGTGTTTGACATCTTCGCTGGCGTCGGACCCTTCGCCATCCCAGCTGCTCGCTTAGGTGCCAGCATCTTAGCCAACGACCTCAACCCAGAGTCCTACCGATGGCTGCAGCATAACTGCAAACTCAACAAGGTGGAGAGCAAAGTCAGAGCCTTCAATCTGGACGGCAGGGCGTTCATCCGGGGACCTTTAAAGCAGGAGCTGCCTGTACTGATGAGGGGAACATCTGCCATTCATGTGGTGATGAACCTGCCTGCCTTAGCTCTGGACTTCCTGGATGCGTTCAGGGGCCTCCTGCACCACCAGGAGCCTCCTTGTGACGAGAACCTACCTACAGTGCACTGCTACGGCTTCTCCAAAGATGATGACCCTGACACAGATGTGGTGGAGAGAGCTTCCCGCAGCCTCGGATTCCCTCTGAAGAACCGATGCTCTGTGCATTTTGTGCGCAACGTGGCTCCTAACAAAGATATGATGTGtgtaaggttcacactccctaaAGATATCCTCTTTGGAAGTGATGCTGAAGAGTCAG AACAAATTGAAGAGCCAGCCTCAAAGAGACAGAAGTGTGAAGAAACTACAAATGCAACGTAA
- the slc38a6 gene encoding putative sodium-coupled neutral amino acid transporter 6 isoform X2, which produces MWTWSVNAPPRTPKRLHLCYSILLVLVSSLAAYSIHLLLKLCDQTGINSYEDLGGKALQKPGKVLVGIAILIQNIGAMSSYLFILKSELPAAINSLLSADSPGNAWYEDGRLLLIIITLCVVLPLSLLPKIGFLGYTSSLAFLFMLYFAVVVVVKKWSIPCPLPHNITSLSGAFKISNSSDSECSPKLFVISSKSAYAIPTMAFSFLCHTAVLPIYCELDRPTKARMQKVTNIGISLSFLLYFISALFGYLTFYAHVESELLLSYDAYLPRDTMVIAVRLAILLSVLLTVPLIHFPARKAAILMLFGGRAFSWLIHIAATLTILCVVLILAIFVPDIRNVFGVVGSTTSSCLLFVFPGIFYLKISRQPLRSFDSVGAALLVVFGVIMGVISFCVIVITWAKSS; this is translated from the exons ATGTGGACGTGGTCCGTGAACGCACCGCCCAGGACACCGAAGAGACTGCACCTCTGTTACAG TATCCTGTTGGTGCTGGTGTCCAGCCTGGCTGCGTACTCTATACACCTCCTGCTGAAGCTCTGTGACCAAACAG GTATCAATTCATATGAAGACCTCGGAGGGAAAGCCTTACAAAAACCAGGAAAA GTTCTGGTTGGAATCGCTATTCTTATCCAAAATATCGGTG CCATGTCATCCTATTTGTTCATCTTGAAGTCGGAGCTTCCTGCAGCCATCAACAGCCTCCTGAGTGCAGACAGCCCAGG aaATGCCTGGTATGAGGATGGCAGGCTGCTTCTGATCATAATCACACTTTGTGTCGTTCTACCTCTGTCATTGTTGCCTAAAATTG GCTTCCTGGGATACACTAGTAGTCTCGCCTTCTTATTCATGCTGTACTTTGCAGTTGTG GTCGTGGTCAAGAAATGGTCCATCCCCTGCCCACTGCCCCACAATATAACGTCCCTTTCAGGTGCCTTCAAG ATATCAAATTCCTCTGACTCAGAGTGTTCTCCAAAACTCTTCGTCATCTCTAGTAAG agTGCCTATGCCATCCCCACCATGGCCTTCTCCTTTCTGTGCCACACGGCTGTCCTGCCGATCTACTGCGAACTGGATCG ACCTACCAAAGCCAGGATGCAGAAGGTCACGAATATCGGCATCAGCCTCAGCTTCTTGCTGTACTTTATTTCTGCGCTGTTTGGCTACCTCACCTTCTACG CTCACGTGGAATCCGAGCTGCTCCTCAGTTATGATGCATACTTGCCCCGGGACACCATGGTGATAGCGGTTCGACTGGCCATCCTCCTGTCTGTGCTGCTGACTGTGCCACTTATACACTTCCCT GCCCGTAAAGCTGCAATTTTGATGCTTTTCGGGGGGCGTGCCTTTTCTTGGCTGATCCACATCGCTGCAACTCTAACCATCCTGTGTGTGGTGCTGATACTCGCCATCTTTGTGCCTGATATCAGAAATGTGTTTGGAGTAGTAG GATCAACAACATCCAGCTGCCTCTTATTTGTCTTTCCGGGCATCTTCTACCTCAAAATCAGCAGGCAGCCCCTCAGGTCCTTCGACTCTGTTGGG GCTGCACTACTCGTGGTCTTTGGCGTGATTATGGGAGTCATCAGTTTCTGTGTTATCGTCATCACATGGGCAAAGAGCTCCTAG